The following are encoded in a window of Lates calcarifer isolate ASB-BC8 linkage group LG20, TLL_Latcal_v3, whole genome shotgun sequence genomic DNA:
- the phldb1a gene encoding pleckstrin homology-like domain family B member 1 isoform X4, with product MDLHVSDNPGSPADMDRMSRNKGEHGRQTHQVLQNTPLDLIETGKSLKVQAERPHLVSLGSGRLSTAITLLPLLEGRTTLGSEGTDIPLQGPGITAQHCYIENQAGIITLYPCGHQCSVDGLPITKPYRLTQGCMLCFGQSAFFRFNHPEEALRMKSMLPGGSQGLSTTKTLPTDSRSVLNGNHQSFSSNGDSKINNVAKNLQDSLVLKAPSSSPGAGKQPAPQPSLPNMLNGRNNSTTEDSVYENTSSNSRGQNLGNKTPPVPARSTLTNHTPVPNPRTSLSVASSSASGAQRAQESPKLLRNTRSSPTPSSTGPGQGTENSNLTQKSSSVKFSPTTPSSPRVRGSSLQKRSPSPMREQGQYLSHVDVPQRLRTPEPNGPTSLRELPPLSPYMSRRGSPGPQGFTVKPVPESPQGHRKLTTKAEAMRALYAQSPSPLSGLEKEPAGGRQLRPGPGGTITSGLGSLSGTSPLASPRSQRKTSCITMTGSSSKEQSLMKPYTRERKNSISEISDNEDELLEYHRWQREERLREQEMEKLERQRLETILNLCAEYNHEDNAAELAEVVRSGLLGGVTGTCSDTGGGMSLQGGSQRVRENDEEIQREESSSTESTHQECEELLAGQEQVYLEEERNRTLARVDDLKHRVSELEQQLQETKQEAEMEQALLQAERRAEQEQVEAENEIISQLQLKLSQLDKAIQKEKDKKAEALESGTKQFEELEFCQLEEESSLEERKETQSSQLLQERAEYQCSMAKRKEKMAALEAQVKQLGLQAAHDCERTAKDRTVLLQLLHKEQDRLCALEKRYHTLTGGKNFPKPNSSMKEELLHISEPDLVFVDGPPHSPRPSSASFSSSHIPSPELCPVRLQEEYLRLSDVYRMYGNASMQPHSSSPAALHCLSLAVAPALPCEEYITVSQLSQIFGMQRLDTSSSSSIPSFQLASSESAFSCHSIACGPSSFLSAQSQPELSRNALPPLNLERWYQDIMAAGEPQSCPPPLPAKSFSTRRHGQLLKSKSDGEVGQAASCTNISSAAALPHSSGVAHDKNASTKGLQLVLREMSNPLDMESRRQLAAQNKDVSPTVHHSILHHQSPPSGNQAYDTLSLESSDSMETSVSTGNSACTPESACGLEAQRIEEMEKMLKEAQQEKARLIENREREVQARRQMLEEERRRREEAERRLQDETAHRQRLVEEEVKMREKHFSQARPMTRYLPNRKEEFDLRAHVESSGHSIDTCPYVILTEKMCKGHLVKMGGKIKSWKKRWFVFDRLKRNFCYYVDKHETKLKGLIYFQAIEEVYYDHLRSATKSPNPSLTFCVKTHDRLYYMVAPSPEAMRIWMDVIVTGAEGYTQFMS from the exons ATG GATCTTCATGTGTCAGATAATCCTGGCAGTCCAGCCGACATGGACCGCATGAGCAGGAATAAAGGGGAGCATGGGCGACAGACGCACCAGGTCTTACAG AACACCCCTTTAGACCTGATTGAGACGGGCAAGTCCCTGAAAGTCCAAGCAGAGCGCCCCCACCTGGTTAGTTTGGGGAGTGGACGTCTGAGCACAGCCATCACCTTGCTACCACTGCTGGAAG GGAGAACCACGCTGGGCAGTGAGGGGACAGATATCCCCCTGCAGGGCCCCGGCATCACAGCGCAGCACTGCTACATTGAAAACCAGGCAGGCATTATCACCTTGTACCCATGTGGACACCAGTGCTCTGTAGATGGCCTTCCAATCACCAAACCCTATCGCCTGACACAAG gGTGCATGTTGTGTTTCGGTCAGTCGGCCTTTTTCCGCTTCAACCATCCAGAGGAGGCCCTGAGGATGAAGAGCATGCTGCCTGGAGGAAGCCAAGGACTAAGCACCACAAAAACTCTTCCCACCG ATTCTCGCAGTGTCCTGAACGGGAACCACCAGTCTTTTTCGAGCAACGGCGATTCCAAAATCAACAACGTTGCAAAGAACCTCCAGGACTCCTTAGTGCTGAAGGccccatcatcatcaccaggAGCTGGTAAACAGCCTGCTCCTCAGCCGTCTCTTCCAAACATGCTCAATGGAAGAAACAACTCCACGACAGAGGACTCTGTTTATGAAAACACCAGCAGCAACTCTCGGGGCCAGAACCTTGGCAACAAAACTCCTCCAGTACCTGCCCGGTCCACTCTTACCAACCACACTCCTGTCCCCAATCCACGGACCTCACTGTCTGTTGCTTCAAGCAGTGCTAGTGGCGCACAAAGGGCCCAGGAGAGCCCAAAGCTTCTTAGAAACACGAGGTCAAGCCCAACGCCCTCTAGCACAGGGCCAGGACAGGGCACAGAAAACTCTAATCTAACTCAAAAATCATCGTCGGTCAAATTTTCCCCAACGACTCCATCCAGCCCTCGAGTAAGAGGTTCCTCCCTGCAGAAGAGATCCCCCAGCCCCATGCGAGAGCAGGGTCAGTATCTCTCCCATGTCGACGTCCCTCAAAGGCTCAGGACTCCGGAGCCAAATGGGCCCACCAGCCTGAGAGAACTTCCCCCTCTCAGCCCTTACATGTCCCGCAGAGGGAGTCCAGGACCGCAGGGCTTCACTGTCAAACCTGTCCCCGAGAGCCCACAGGGCCACCGCAAACTCACAACAAAAGCAGAGGCCATGAGAGCTCTGTATGCCCAGAGTCCCTCACCACTCTCTGGGCTAGAGAAGGAGCCTGCTGGAGGCAGGCAGCTAAGGCCTGGCCCAGGAGGCACCATCACGTCGGGCCTGGGTTCTCTGTCTGGTACGTCTCCTCTCGCTAGCCCTCGTAGCCAAAGAAAAACTTCCTGCATAACCATGACAGGATCCTCCAGCAAGGAACAGAGTCTTATGAAACCATACACCCGGGAACGCAAGAACAGCATCTCAGAGATCAGCGACAATGAGGACGAGTTGCTGGAATATCACCgctggcagagagaggaaaggctGCGTGAGCAGGAAATGGAGAAACTG GAGCGACAGAGGCTGGAGACCATTCTCAATCTGTGTGCAGAGTATAACCACGAGGACAACGCTGCGGAGCTGGCTGAGGTGGTGAGGAGTGGGCTGCTGGGGGGTGTTACAGGAACCTGCTCAGACACAGGAGGGGGGATGTCCCTTCAGGGAGGATCCCAGAGGGTGAGGGAGAACGATGAGGAGATCCAGAGAGAGGAgtccagcagcacagagagcacACACCAAGAG TGTGAAGAGCTGTTAGCCGGTCAGGAGCAGGTctacctggaggaggagaggaacaggaCCTTGGCCAGGGTTGATGACTTGAAGCACCGAGTCAGTGAACTGGAGCAGCAGCTACAAGAGACCAAACAGGag GCGGAGATGGAGCAGGCCCTGCTGCAGGCGGAGAGGCGGGCAGagcaggagcaggtggaggctgaaaatgaaatcatctctcagctgcagctcaaGCTCAGCCAGCTGGACAAGGCCATccagaaagagaaggacaag AAAGCTGAAGCTCTGGAGTCTGGGACCAAGCAATTTGAAGAGCTGGAGTTCtgccagctggaggaggagagcagtttggaggagaggaaggagactCAGAGCTCGCAGCTGCTCCAAGAGCGAGCCGAGTATCAGTGCAGCATGGCCAAGAGGAAG GAGAAGATGGCCGCCCTGGAAGCTCAGGTGAAGCAGCTGGGGTTACAGGCAGCTCATGACTGTGAGAGGACAGCTAAAGACAGGACGGTGCTTCTGCAGCTGTTACACAAG GAGCAAGACAGGCTGTGTGCTCTGGAGAAGAGATACCACACCTTGACAGGAGGGAAAAATTTCCCAAAGCCCAACAGCAGCATGAAAGAG GAGTTGCTTCACATCAGCGAGCCTGATCTTGTTTTTGTGGACGGTCCTCCTCATAGCCCCCgtccctcctctgcctccttctcctcctctcacattCCCTCCCCTGAACTCTGTCCTGTTAGGCTACAAGAG GAGTACCTCAGGCTGTCTGATGTCTATAGGATGTATGGAAATGCTTCTATGCAGCCTCACTCTTCCTCCCCTGCTGCTCTCCATTGCCTCTCCCTTGCTGTAGCTCCAGCTCTGCCATGTGAG gAGTACATCACAGTCAGTCAATTAAGTCAGATCTTTGGGATGCAGAGACTGGatacctcctcttcctcctctattcCATCATTCCAACTTGCCTCCTCTGAATCCGCCTTCTCATGCCACTCGATTGCATGTGGtccttcctcctttctctctgcacAG AGCCAGCCTGAGCTGAGCAGGAATGCACTGCCTCCTCTTAACCTCGAGCGCTGGTACCAGGACATCATGGCTGCTGGAGAGCCCCAGTCATGTCCTCCACCACTGCCTGCAAAGTCTTTTTCCACACGCAGACACGGGCAG CTGCTGAAGTCCAAATCAGATGGCGAGGTTGGACAGGCAGCGTCTTGCACTAATATCAGCAGTGCTGCAGCCTTGCCACACTCAAGTGGTGTTGCTCATGACAAAAATGCATCCACCAAG gggtTACAGTTAGTGCTGAGAGAGATGTCAAATCCTTTAGACATGGAGTCCAGGAGACAGTTGGCTGCACAGAACAAAG ATGTGTCTCCCACCGTCCATCACTCCATCCTGCATCATCAGTCGCCACCGAGTGGAAACCAGGCGTACGACACCCTGAGCCTGGAGAGCTCAGACAGCATGGAGACCAGCGTCTCCACCGGCAACTCCGCCTGTACCCCAGAAAG TGCCTGTGGGTTAGAGGCCCAGAGGATagaagagatggagaagatgCTGAAGGAGGCGCAGCAGGAGAAAGCCAGACTGATTGAGAACCGA GAGAGGGAGGTGCAGGCTCGGCGGCAGATGTTGGAGGAGGAGCGGAGGAGGCGGGAGGAGGCCGAGAGGAGACTTCAGGACGAGACGGCCCACAGGCAGaggctggtggaggaggaggtgaagatgagagagaaacactTCTCCCAG GCCCGTCCAATGACACGATATTTGCCCAACCGAAAGGAAGAGTTTGACCTGCGAGCCCACGTGGAGTCGTCGGGACACAGCATAGATACCTGCCCCTACGTCATCCTCACAGAGAAGATGTGCAAGGGCCACCTGGTGAAGATGGGTGGCAAAATCAAATCGTGGAAGAAACGCTGGTTCGTTTTTGACCGTCTCAAGAGGAACTTCTGTTATTACGTGG acaAGCATGAGACCAAGCTGAAAGGGCTCATTTACTTTCAGGCAATTGAAGAGGTTTATTATGATCACCTACGCAGTGCCACCAAG AGCCCCAACCCGTCTTTGACCTTCTGTGTGAAAACCCACGACCGGCTCTACTACATGGTGGCCCCGTCCCCAGAGGCCATGAGGATCTGGATGGATGTCATAGTAACGGGCGCAGAGGGCTACACACAGTTCATGAGCTGA
- the phldb1a gene encoding pleckstrin homology-like domain family B member 1 isoform X2: MDRMSRNKGEHGRQTHQVLQNTPLDLIETGKSLKVQAERPHLVSLGSGRLSTAITLLPLLEGRTTLGSEGTDIPLQGPGITAQHCYIENQAGIITLYPCGHQCSVDGLPITKPYRLTQGCMLCFGQSAFFRFNHPEEALRMKSMLPGGSQGLSTTKTLPTDSRSVLNGNHQSFSSNGDSKINNVAKNLQDSLVLKAPSSSPGAGKQPAPQPSLPNMLNGRNNSTTEDSVYENTSSNSRGQNLGNKTPPVPARSTLTNHTPVPNPRTSLSVASSSASGAQRAQESPKLLRNTRSSPTPSSTGPGQGTENSNLTQKSSSVKFSPTTPSSPRVRGSSLQKRSPSPMREQGQYLSHVDVPQRLRTPEPNGPTSLRELPPLSPYMSRRGSPGPQGFTVKPVPESPQGHRKLTTKAEAMRALYAQSPSPLSGLEKEPAGGRQLRPGPGGTITSGLGSLSGTSPLASPRSQRKTSCITMTGSSSKEQSLMKPYTRERKNSISEISDNEDELLEYHRWQREERLREQEMEKLERQRLETILNLCAEYNHEDNAAELAEVVRSGLLGGVTGTCSDTGGGMSLQGGSQRVRENDEEIQREESSSTESTHQECEELLAGQEQVYLEEERNRTLARVDDLKHRVSELEQQLQETKQEAEMEQALLQAERRAEQEQVEAENEIISQLQLKLSQLDKAIQKEKDKGRANVSAERKVLEKQRNEYNELKRQFDKCPLSLREQLQEQLSRKAEALESGTKQFEELEFCQLEEESSLEERKETQSSQLLQERAEYQCSMAKRKEKMAALEAQVKQLGLQAAHDCERTAKDRTVLLQLLHKEQDRLCALEKRYHTLTGGKNFPKPNSSMKEELLHISEPDLVFVDGPPHSPRPSSASFSSSHIPSPELCPVRLQEEYLRLSDVYRMYGNASMQPHSSSPAALHCLSLAVAPALPCEEYITVSQLSQIFGMQRLDTSSSSSIPSFQLASSESAFSCHSIACGPSSFLSAQSQPELSRNALPPLNLERWYQDIMAAGEPQSCPPPLPAKSFSTRRHGQLLKSKSDGEVGQAASCTNISSAAALPHSSGVAHDKNASTKGLQLVLREMSNPLDMESRRQLAAQNKDVSPTVHHSILHHQSPPSGNQAYDTLSLESSDSMETSVSTGNSACTPESACGLEAQRIEEMEKMLKEAQQEKARLIENREREVQARRQMLEEERRRREEAERRLQDETAHRQRLVEEEVKMREKHFSQARPMTRYLPNRKEEFDLRAHVESSGHSIDTCPYVILTEKMCKGHLVKMGGKIKSWKKRWFVFDRLKRNFCYYVDKHETKLKGLIYFQAIEEVYYDHLRSATKSPNPSLTFCVKTHDRLYYMVAPSPEAMRIWMDVIVTGAEGYTQFMS, from the exons ATGGACCGCATGAGCAGGAATAAAGGGGAGCATGGGCGACAGACGCACCAGGTCTTACAG AACACCCCTTTAGACCTGATTGAGACGGGCAAGTCCCTGAAAGTCCAAGCAGAGCGCCCCCACCTGGTTAGTTTGGGGAGTGGACGTCTGAGCACAGCCATCACCTTGCTACCACTGCTGGAAG GGAGAACCACGCTGGGCAGTGAGGGGACAGATATCCCCCTGCAGGGCCCCGGCATCACAGCGCAGCACTGCTACATTGAAAACCAGGCAGGCATTATCACCTTGTACCCATGTGGACACCAGTGCTCTGTAGATGGCCTTCCAATCACCAAACCCTATCGCCTGACACAAG gGTGCATGTTGTGTTTCGGTCAGTCGGCCTTTTTCCGCTTCAACCATCCAGAGGAGGCCCTGAGGATGAAGAGCATGCTGCCTGGAGGAAGCCAAGGACTAAGCACCACAAAAACTCTTCCCACCG ATTCTCGCAGTGTCCTGAACGGGAACCACCAGTCTTTTTCGAGCAACGGCGATTCCAAAATCAACAACGTTGCAAAGAACCTCCAGGACTCCTTAGTGCTGAAGGccccatcatcatcaccaggAGCTGGTAAACAGCCTGCTCCTCAGCCGTCTCTTCCAAACATGCTCAATGGAAGAAACAACTCCACGACAGAGGACTCTGTTTATGAAAACACCAGCAGCAACTCTCGGGGCCAGAACCTTGGCAACAAAACTCCTCCAGTACCTGCCCGGTCCACTCTTACCAACCACACTCCTGTCCCCAATCCACGGACCTCACTGTCTGTTGCTTCAAGCAGTGCTAGTGGCGCACAAAGGGCCCAGGAGAGCCCAAAGCTTCTTAGAAACACGAGGTCAAGCCCAACGCCCTCTAGCACAGGGCCAGGACAGGGCACAGAAAACTCTAATCTAACTCAAAAATCATCGTCGGTCAAATTTTCCCCAACGACTCCATCCAGCCCTCGAGTAAGAGGTTCCTCCCTGCAGAAGAGATCCCCCAGCCCCATGCGAGAGCAGGGTCAGTATCTCTCCCATGTCGACGTCCCTCAAAGGCTCAGGACTCCGGAGCCAAATGGGCCCACCAGCCTGAGAGAACTTCCCCCTCTCAGCCCTTACATGTCCCGCAGAGGGAGTCCAGGACCGCAGGGCTTCACTGTCAAACCTGTCCCCGAGAGCCCACAGGGCCACCGCAAACTCACAACAAAAGCAGAGGCCATGAGAGCTCTGTATGCCCAGAGTCCCTCACCACTCTCTGGGCTAGAGAAGGAGCCTGCTGGAGGCAGGCAGCTAAGGCCTGGCCCAGGAGGCACCATCACGTCGGGCCTGGGTTCTCTGTCTGGTACGTCTCCTCTCGCTAGCCCTCGTAGCCAAAGAAAAACTTCCTGCATAACCATGACAGGATCCTCCAGCAAGGAACAGAGTCTTATGAAACCATACACCCGGGAACGCAAGAACAGCATCTCAGAGATCAGCGACAATGAGGACGAGTTGCTGGAATATCACCgctggcagagagaggaaaggctGCGTGAGCAGGAAATGGAGAAACTG GAGCGACAGAGGCTGGAGACCATTCTCAATCTGTGTGCAGAGTATAACCACGAGGACAACGCTGCGGAGCTGGCTGAGGTGGTGAGGAGTGGGCTGCTGGGGGGTGTTACAGGAACCTGCTCAGACACAGGAGGGGGGATGTCCCTTCAGGGAGGATCCCAGAGGGTGAGGGAGAACGATGAGGAGATCCAGAGAGAGGAgtccagcagcacagagagcacACACCAAGAG TGTGAAGAGCTGTTAGCCGGTCAGGAGCAGGTctacctggaggaggagaggaacaggaCCTTGGCCAGGGTTGATGACTTGAAGCACCGAGTCAGTGAACTGGAGCAGCAGCTACAAGAGACCAAACAGGag GCGGAGATGGAGCAGGCCCTGCTGCAGGCGGAGAGGCGGGCAGagcaggagcaggtggaggctgaaaatgaaatcatctctcagctgcagctcaaGCTCAGCCAGCTGGACAAGGCCATccagaaagagaaggacaag GGCAGGGCTAATGTGTCGGCTGAGCGGAAGGTCCTGGAAAAGCAGAGGAATGAGTACAATGAGCTGAAGAGGCAGTTTGATAAGTGCCCCTTGTCTCTAAGGGAACAGTTACAGGAGCAGCTCAGCAGG AAAGCTGAAGCTCTGGAGTCTGGGACCAAGCAATTTGAAGAGCTGGAGTTCtgccagctggaggaggagagcagtttggaggagaggaaggagactCAGAGCTCGCAGCTGCTCCAAGAGCGAGCCGAGTATCAGTGCAGCATGGCCAAGAGGAAG GAGAAGATGGCCGCCCTGGAAGCTCAGGTGAAGCAGCTGGGGTTACAGGCAGCTCATGACTGTGAGAGGACAGCTAAAGACAGGACGGTGCTTCTGCAGCTGTTACACAAG GAGCAAGACAGGCTGTGTGCTCTGGAGAAGAGATACCACACCTTGACAGGAGGGAAAAATTTCCCAAAGCCCAACAGCAGCATGAAAGAG GAGTTGCTTCACATCAGCGAGCCTGATCTTGTTTTTGTGGACGGTCCTCCTCATAGCCCCCgtccctcctctgcctccttctcctcctctcacattCCCTCCCCTGAACTCTGTCCTGTTAGGCTACAAGAG GAGTACCTCAGGCTGTCTGATGTCTATAGGATGTATGGAAATGCTTCTATGCAGCCTCACTCTTCCTCCCCTGCTGCTCTCCATTGCCTCTCCCTTGCTGTAGCTCCAGCTCTGCCATGTGAG gAGTACATCACAGTCAGTCAATTAAGTCAGATCTTTGGGATGCAGAGACTGGatacctcctcttcctcctctattcCATCATTCCAACTTGCCTCCTCTGAATCCGCCTTCTCATGCCACTCGATTGCATGTGGtccttcctcctttctctctgcacAG AGCCAGCCTGAGCTGAGCAGGAATGCACTGCCTCCTCTTAACCTCGAGCGCTGGTACCAGGACATCATGGCTGCTGGAGAGCCCCAGTCATGTCCTCCACCACTGCCTGCAAAGTCTTTTTCCACACGCAGACACGGGCAG CTGCTGAAGTCCAAATCAGATGGCGAGGTTGGACAGGCAGCGTCTTGCACTAATATCAGCAGTGCTGCAGCCTTGCCACACTCAAGTGGTGTTGCTCATGACAAAAATGCATCCACCAAG gggtTACAGTTAGTGCTGAGAGAGATGTCAAATCCTTTAGACATGGAGTCCAGGAGACAGTTGGCTGCACAGAACAAAG ATGTGTCTCCCACCGTCCATCACTCCATCCTGCATCATCAGTCGCCACCGAGTGGAAACCAGGCGTACGACACCCTGAGCCTGGAGAGCTCAGACAGCATGGAGACCAGCGTCTCCACCGGCAACTCCGCCTGTACCCCAGAAAG TGCCTGTGGGTTAGAGGCCCAGAGGATagaagagatggagaagatgCTGAAGGAGGCGCAGCAGGAGAAAGCCAGACTGATTGAGAACCGA GAGAGGGAGGTGCAGGCTCGGCGGCAGATGTTGGAGGAGGAGCGGAGGAGGCGGGAGGAGGCCGAGAGGAGACTTCAGGACGAGACGGCCCACAGGCAGaggctggtggaggaggaggtgaagatgagagagaaacactTCTCCCAG GCCCGTCCAATGACACGATATTTGCCCAACCGAAAGGAAGAGTTTGACCTGCGAGCCCACGTGGAGTCGTCGGGACACAGCATAGATACCTGCCCCTACGTCATCCTCACAGAGAAGATGTGCAAGGGCCACCTGGTGAAGATGGGTGGCAAAATCAAATCGTGGAAGAAACGCTGGTTCGTTTTTGACCGTCTCAAGAGGAACTTCTGTTATTACGTGG acaAGCATGAGACCAAGCTGAAAGGGCTCATTTACTTTCAGGCAATTGAAGAGGTTTATTATGATCACCTACGCAGTGCCACCAAG AGCCCCAACCCGTCTTTGACCTTCTGTGTGAAAACCCACGACCGGCTCTACTACATGGTGGCCCCGTCCCCAGAGGCCATGAGGATCTGGATGGATGTCATAGTAACGGGCGCAGAGGGCTACACACAGTTCATGAGCTGA